A single Ammospiza caudacuta isolate bAmmCau1 chromosome 6, bAmmCau1.pri, whole genome shotgun sequence DNA region contains:
- the POLD4 gene encoding DNA polymerase delta subunit 4, producing MSRRAMEQPRRITDSFPRRRRRRGPGRPPGRLKDRKDKDQDQDKAQLKVRDCPRGPSQPPLDPALMEMLRRFDLAWEYGPCSGITRLQRWERAQELGLSPPGPIRDALLEHRDNPDVTYSLWHEYEL from the exons ATGTCGCGCAGGGCCATGGAGCAGCCCCGGCGCATCACCGACTCCttcccgcggcggcggcggcggcggggcccggggcggCCCCCGGGCCGGCTCAAGGACAGGAAGGACAAGGACCAGGACCAGGACAAGGCGCAGCTGAAGGTGCGGGACTGTCCCCGCGGCCCCTCGCAGCCCCCCCTGGACCCGGCGCTCATGGAGATGTTGCGGCGCTTCGACCTCGCCTGGGAGTACGGACCCTGCAGCG GTATCACCCGCCTGCAGCGCTGGGAGCGGGCAcaagagctggggctgagcccccccgGGCCCATCCGTGACGCCCTCCTGGAGCACCGCGACAACCCCGATGTCACCTACAG cctgtggCACGAGTACGAGCTCTGA
- the LOC131558860 gene encoding glycine N-acyltransferase-like protein 3 yields MKILTCSAHLQQLEGILRKSLPIALPVFGAVLNINRGNPGQFEVLVDKWPEFGAVLARPSGEVPANDGYWNTQAAFYRDLGAYRALLETPGCLRWDAAFTLIGLQDGLATVSQELAGKKGVELDIVEYYSYWHPDPSSMPEPRPAPGVRVGSLSPSHVDLLNETWPYGGNARSRRFLAEILGRFPQVCLQDGSGQPVAWVLTDHFGTGTHSYTLPEHRRHGHMQVALTVAAQRAHARGFPTFGHTALGNRPMQQLQEMLGNRRLPGVCRYILHNPGLDRDAP; encoded by the exons ATGAAGATCCTGACATGCTCTGCCCACCTGCAGCAACTGGAGGGGATCCTGAGGAAGAGCCTGCCCATTGCCCTGCCG GTCTTCGGGGCAGTGCTGAACATCAACCGGGGCAACCCTGGCCAGTTCGAGGTGCTGGTGGACAAGTGGCCTGAATTCGGTGCCGTGCTGGCCCGGCCCAGCGGAGAG GTGCCGGCCAATGATGGCTACTGGAACACGCAGGCGGCGTTCTACCGGGACCTGGGCGCGTACCGGGCGCTGCTGGAGACCCCCGGCTGCCTGCGCTGGGACGCCGCCTTCACCCTCATCG ggctgcaggacgGGCTGGCCACAGtgtcccaggagctggcagggaagaAGGGTGTGGAGCTGGACATTGTCGAGTACTACTCCTACTGGCACCCTGACCCCAGCAGCATGCCGGAGCCCCG GCCAGCCCCCGGGGTGCGCGTGGGCTCCCTGAGCCCCTCGCACGTGGACCTGCTCAACGAGACGTGGCCCTACGGGGGCAACGCCCGCAGCCGGCGCTTCCTGGCCGAGATCTTGGGGCGCTTCCCGCAAGTGTGCCTGCAGGACGGCAGCGGGCAGCCCGTGGCCTGGGTGCTGACGGATCATTTCGGGACGGGCACCCACAGCTACACCCTGCCCGAGCACCGGCGGCACGGGCACATGCAGGTGGCGCTGACGGTGGCGGCGCAGCGGGCACACGCCCGCGGGTTCCCCACCTTTGGGCACACGGCGCTGGGCAACCGGCccatgcagcagctgcaggagatgctggggaACCGGCGCCTGCCCGGGGTCTGCCGCTACATCCTGCACAATCCCGGCCTGGACAGGGACGCGCCCTga
- the LOC131558861 gene encoding glycine N-acyltransferase-like protein 3 — protein MQILRCPAQLQLLEETLRKSLPTTLPVLGTVMTVARGNPASHEVLVDSWPNFSIVLTRLRPEDHRDPRDYYTNQLSVFYRDKGALQALLEGTEALTRERAFQILGMQDGLDQAVQEVASARGLKVETIQYRALMSPEPPQPRRQMPPGLRLAPVSPSHISLLNATWALGGNARSRAFLLGLVRALPSACLLGPRGRPVSWSLLDGQGCLRHGYTVPAWRGRGLTGLPLNALGRELHARGFPIYCAVLPHNTASLHALQAIGFEPQPGTFHMILGTPK, from the exons ATGCAGATCCTgaggtgcccagcccagctgcagctcctggaggagaCCCTGAGGAAGAGCCTGCCCACCACCCTGCCG GTCCTGGGGACAGTGATGACGGTGGCCAGGGGGAACCCGGCCTCCCACGAGGTGCTGGTGGACTCCTGGCCCAATTTCAGCATCGTCCTGACCCGCCTGCGcccagag GACCACAGGGACCCCAGGGACTACTACACCAATCAGCTGTCCGTGTTCTACCGGGACAAGGGagccctgcaggcactgctggagggcACTGAGGCCCTGACCCGGGAAAGAGCCTTCCAGATTCTGG ggatgcaggatggGCTGGACCAGGCCGTGCAGGAGGTGGCCAGTGCCAGGGGCCTGAAGGTGGAGACGATCCAGTACCGGGCGCTGAtgagccctgagcccccccagccccgcaggCA GATGCCCCCGGGCCTGCGCCTGGCGcccgtgtccccatcccacatcTCTCTGCTCAACGCCACGTGGGCGCTGGGGGGCAATGCCCGCAGCCGGGccttcctgctggggctggtgcgGGCGCTGCCCTCCGCCTGCCTGCTGGGCCCGCGGGGGCGCCCGGTGTCCTGGAGCCTGCTGGACGGGCAGGGCTGCCTGCGCCACGGCTACACCGTGCCCGCCTGGCGCGGCCGCGGCCTCACCGGGCTCCCGCTGAACGCGCTGGGCCGGGAGCTGCACGCCCGCGGCTTCCCCATCTACTGCGCCGTGCTGCCCCACAACACGGCCTCACTGCACGCCCTGCAGGCCATCGGCTTCGAGCCCCAGCCTGGAACCTTCCACATGATCCTGGGCACCCCCAAGTag
- the CLCF1 gene encoding cardiotrophin-like cytokine factor 1 isoform X2: MLNVTGELSGDSWGIFTFLCAALCNLPALPALNCSEELGAGQSIQQTYDLTRYLEHQLRTLAGTYLNYLGPPFNEPDFNPPRLVRAEPRVPSATVDLDLWRGLTDNARLAANYRAYSRLLCYLRLLDGQVGTAELRHRLAHFCASLQGLVLSIGGVMSSLGYPLPAGPAAPPAGPPGTHAAPNDFLKKMDDFWLLKELQTWLWRSAKDFNRLKKKVPPAVVTLRLEARGF; this comes from the exons ATGCTAAATGTAACCGGGGAGCTCTCAG GTGATTCTTGGGGGATCTTCACCTTCCTGTGCGCCGCGCTTTGCAACCTgccggcgctgccggcgctgaACTGCTCCGAGGAGCTGGGCGCCGGCCAGTCCATCCAGCAGACGTACGACCTGACCCGCTACCTGGAGCACCAGCTCCGCACTCTCGCCGGCACCTAC CTGAACTACCTGGGCCCCCCGTTCAATGAGCCCGACTTCAACCCGCCGCGGCTGGTGCGCGCCGAGCCACGCGTGCCCAGCGCCACCGTGGACCTGGACCTGTGGCGGGGCCTGACGGACAACGCGCGCCTGGCCGCCAACTACCGGGCCTACAGCCGCCTGCTCTGCTACCTGCGGCTGCTGGACGGGCAGGTGGGCACGGCCGAGCTGCGCCACCGCCTCGCCCACTTCTGCgccagcctgcaggggctggtgcTCAGCATCGGCGGCGTCATGTCCTCGCTGGGGTACCCGCTGCCCGCCGggcccgccgcgccgcccgccgggCCCCCCGGCACGCACGCCGCTCCCAATGACTTCCTGAAGAAGATGGATGATTTCTggctgctgaaggagctgcagaccTGGCTCTGGCGCTCGGCCAAGGACTTCAACCGCCTCAAGAAGAAGGTGCCGCCCGCTGTGGTCACCCTGCGGCTGGAGGCGAGGGGGTTCTGA
- the CLCF1 gene encoding cardiotrophin-like cytokine factor 1 isoform X1 — MELRAGDSWGIFTFLCAALCNLPALPALNCSEELGAGQSIQQTYDLTRYLEHQLRTLAGTYLNYLGPPFNEPDFNPPRLVRAEPRVPSATVDLDLWRGLTDNARLAANYRAYSRLLCYLRLLDGQVGTAELRHRLAHFCASLQGLVLSIGGVMSSLGYPLPAGPAAPPAGPPGTHAAPNDFLKKMDDFWLLKELQTWLWRSAKDFNRLKKKVPPAVVTLRLEARGF, encoded by the exons ATGGAGCTGAGAGCAG GTGATTCTTGGGGGATCTTCACCTTCCTGTGCGCCGCGCTTTGCAACCTgccggcgctgccggcgctgaACTGCTCCGAGGAGCTGGGCGCCGGCCAGTCCATCCAGCAGACGTACGACCTGACCCGCTACCTGGAGCACCAGCTCCGCACTCTCGCCGGCACCTAC CTGAACTACCTGGGCCCCCCGTTCAATGAGCCCGACTTCAACCCGCCGCGGCTGGTGCGCGCCGAGCCACGCGTGCCCAGCGCCACCGTGGACCTGGACCTGTGGCGGGGCCTGACGGACAACGCGCGCCTGGCCGCCAACTACCGGGCCTACAGCCGCCTGCTCTGCTACCTGCGGCTGCTGGACGGGCAGGTGGGCACGGCCGAGCTGCGCCACCGCCTCGCCCACTTCTGCgccagcctgcaggggctggtgcTCAGCATCGGCGGCGTCATGTCCTCGCTGGGGTACCCGCTGCCCGCCGggcccgccgcgccgcccgccgggCCCCCCGGCACGCACGCCGCTCCCAATGACTTCCTGAAGAAGATGGATGATTTCTggctgctgaaggagctgcagaccTGGCTCTGGCGCTCGGCCAAGGACTTCAACCGCCTCAAGAAGAAGGTGCCGCCCGCTGTGGTCACCCTGCGGCTGGAGGCGAGGGGGTTCTGA
- the RAD9A gene encoding cell cycle checkpoint control protein RAD9A, with translation MKCVIAGGNVKVLGRAVHSLSRIGDELYLEPTESGLSLRAVNSSRSAFAAFLFAPLFFQLYEPGSAGPDTELFRCKVHMKSFLGVFRSLPSLEKSVGKCLILLKPRASRLVLQLHCKHGVTKTHNLAFQECERLQAVFDTQRCASRLCAPARLLAEAVVHFPPTLAEVTLGTGTGGRISLRNYVEDEAEPSKTMVTELWLAEDEFQSVAVAPGSHITFCLKEFRGLLSFAEASNLPLTIHFDEPGRPVIFTLDDTVLEVHLVLATLSDLDSSSQCPSTNGVSHLPAPPDDFGDDLESYMAAMETSEGCSEGPPSPTFPLRTPQPAKSKPQQQEEEEEEEEEEGAVPGTPPHKKFRSLFFGSVMTPGRPGPATTQEVLVEDSDGES, from the exons ATGAAATGTGTGATCGCCGGCGGCAACGTCAAAg TCCTCGGCCGGGCCGTGCACTCCCTGTCCCGCATCGGCGACGAGCTCTACCTGGAGCCCACCGAGAGTGGG ctgtccctccGTGCTGTCAACTCCTCCCGTTCTGCCTTCGCCGCCTTCCTCTTTGCACCGCTCTTCTTCCAGCTGTACGagccgggcagcgccgggcccgACACCGAGCTCTTCCGATGCAAAGTGCACATGAAG TCCTTCCTGGGCGTCTTCCGCTCGCTGCCCTCGCTGGAGAAGTCGGTGGGGAAATGCCTCATCCTGCTGAAGCCCCGTGCCAGCCGCCTGGTCCTGCAGCTCCACTGCAAGCACG GTGTCACCAAGACACACAACCTGGCCTTCCAGGAGTGCGAGCGGCTGCAGGCCGTGTTCGACACGCAGCGCTGCGCCAGCCGCCTCTGCGCCCCGGCACG gctgctggcagaggcCGTGGTGCACTTTCCCCCGACGCTGgctgaggtgacactggggactgGCACCGGTGGCAGAATCAGCCTGCGGAACTACGTGGAGGACGAGGCAG AGCCGAGCAAGACGATGGTGACGGAGCTGTGGCTGGCTGAGGACGAGTTCCAGTCGGTGGCTGTGGCCCCGGGCTCCCACATCACCTTCTGTCTCAAGGAATTCCGT ggCCTGCTGAGCTTTGCCGAGGCCTCCAACCTGCCCCTCACCATCCACTTTGACGAGCCTGGCAG gcccgTGATCTTCACTCTGGATGACACTGTCCTGGAGGTTCACCTGGTGCTGGCCACCCTCTCTGACCTagacagcagctcccagtgcccttcCACCAACGG CGTGTCCCACCTGCCTGCCCCGCCAGACGACTTTGGTGACGACCTGGAGTCCTACATGGCAGCCATGGAAACCAGCGAGGGGTGCTCGGAgggaccccccagccccaccttccCCCTGCGCACCCCCCAGCCAGCCAAGAGcaaaccccagcagcaggaggaggaggaggaggaggaggaggaggagggagctgtgccagggacccCCCCGCACAAGAAG TTTCGCTCCCTGTTTTTTGGCTCGGTGATGACACCAGGAAGGCCTGGTCCAGCCACCACCCAGGAGGTGCTGGTGGAGGACAGCGATGGAGAAAGCTGA
- the PPP1CA gene encoding serine/threonine-protein phosphatase PP1-alpha catalytic subunit, producing MADTEKLNLDSIISRLLEVQGSRPGKNVQLTENEIRGLCLKSREIFLSQPILLELEAPLKICGDIHGQYYDLLRLFEYGGFPPESNYLFLGDYVDRGKQSLETICLLLAYKIKYPENFFLLRGNHECASINRIYGFYDECKRRYNIKLWKTFTDCFNCLPIAAIVDEKIFCCHGGLSPDLQSMEQIRRIMRPTDVPDQGLLCDLLWSDPDKDVQGWGENDRGVSFTFGAEVVAKFLHKHDLDLICRAHQVVEDGYEFFAKRQLVTLFSAPNYCGEFDNAGAMMSVDETLMCSFQILKPADKNKGKYGQFSGLNPAGRPVTPPRNSAKAKK from the exons ATGGCGGACACCGAGAAGCTCAACCTCGACTCCATCATCAGCCGCCTCCTGGAGG TCCAAGGGTCGCGGCCGGGGAAGAACGTGCAGCTGACGGAGAACGAGATCCGCGGGCTGTGCCTCAAATCCCGGGAGATCTTCCTGAGCCAGCccatcctgctggagctggaggcaCCCCTCAAGATCTGCG GTGATATCCACGGGCAGTACTACGACCTCCTGAGGCTCTTTGAGTACGGGGGCTTCCCCCCTGAGAGCAATTACCTGTTTTTGGGGGACTACGTGGACCGGGGCAAGCAGTCTCTGGAGACCATCTGCCTGCTGCTTGCCTACAAGATCAAGTACCCCGAGAACTTCTTCCTGCTGCGGGGCAACCACGAGTGTGCCAGCATCAACCGCATCTATGGCTTCTATGACGAGT GCAAGCGAAGATACAACATCAAGCTCTGGAAGACCTTCACCGACTGCTTCAACTGTTTGCCCATCGCCGCCATTGTGGATGAGAAGATCTTCTGCTGCCACGGAG ggctgtccccagacCTGCAGTCGATGGAGCAGATCCGGCGGATCATGCGGCCCACGGATGTCCCGGAtcaggggctgctctgtgaCCTGCTCTGGTCCGACCCCGACAAGGacgtgcagggctggggggagaaCGACCGTGGGGTCTCCTTCACCTTCGGCGCCGAGGTGGTGGCCAAATTCCTGCACAAGCACGACCTGGACCTCATCTGCCGGGCACACCAG GTGGTGGAGGACGGCTACGAGTTCTTCGCCAAGCGCCAGCTCGTCACCCTCTTCTCGGCCCCCAACTACTGCGGCGAGTTCGACAACGCCGGCGCCATGATGAGCGTGGATGAGACCCTCATGTGCTCCTTCCAG ATTTTGAAGCCGGCCGACAAGAACAAAGGCAAATACGGGCAGTTCAGCGGGCTGAACCCCGCCGGGCGCCCCGTCACCCCTCCCCGAAACTCTGCCAAAGCCAAGAAATGA
- the CARNS1 gene encoding carnosine synthase 1 — translation MTVCILGSPIPFLPVLLEGGTRCPGAMVLCLSPSWASRVPSESCPGAWSLLLSRGVSFKVGGHSALESFVPPRRANYVTGTFAPGDPEGGWVGELARDLDCPTGGSVPLAHRLEDALLARWVLAARANLPVPPTLAFVLGTRGDLPALPAAPGVRLVRLQDPQGQQSLVQEEVGAFLGGTAMEPYGQVVVRTAGWRWRGTGARSTHRKEEGAAVAQAVGARLRGLTEEDSVLLEAMVPTARLPVPPPRSPAPRLPMALRICTLVCRSWGDRPQLCQVACAVGRAESPVRHGAALPQGLDSGLQQCGVAAPGQRQALATRLREATEAAAAALLASEAELSPRQRGGDRARTDILGVDFLLACVDEALELVALAANGQRCLETCALAEAMGRGVGEPRGDVPRLLAEAMLHRAQRHLVEGKDILLIGAGGVSKSFVWEAARDYGLRIHLVESDPEHFAAGLVQTFLPYDSREHRRDEEHAERVLELLRSRGLRPHACLSYWDDCVVLAALVCQGLGLRGPAPAAVRVAKQKSRTHRHLQRCRRGRPPPAAFAVPCRRLRSHGDVERAAGAVPFPAVAKLEFGAGGVGVRLVENAGQCHAHAARLWRDLRDDADHPGIGLGWGNAMLLMEYVPGTEHDVDLVVFDGRLLGAWVSDNGPTRVPAFLETAACLPSCLPADRQAQLVRAALQCCRACGLRDGVFNVELKLGPAGPRLLEINPRMGGFYLRDWIREVYGPDLLLAAVLVALGVPPVLPARPAARTHLAGVMCLASEHGDSLAGGGGMEALRELHGRGLVRLNRLFEEPEGAGEYEEPLLSVACAGATLAEACERLLGLCQGLGIDSPRYPVEHFLSHFK, via the exons ATGACCGTTTGCATCCTGGGCTCGCCCATCCCCTTCCTGCCCGTCCTGCTGGAGGGTGGCACCCGCTGCCCAG GTGccatggtgctgtgcctgtccccCTCCTGGGCCAGCCGGGTGCCATCGGAGTCGTGCCCGGGCGCCtggtccctgctgctctcccggGGCGTCTCCTTCAAGGTGGGGGGGCACAGCGCCCTGGAGAGCTTCGTGCCGCCCCGCCGTGCCAACTACGTGACGGGCACCTTCGCGCCGGGGGACCCCGAGGGCGGCTGGGTGGGCGAGCTGGCCCGTGACCTGGACTGCCCCACGGGGGGCTCGGTGCCGCTCGCCCACCGCCTGGAGGACGCGCTGCTCGCCCGCTGGGTGCTGGCGGCTCGTGCCAACCTGCCCGTGCCCCCCACGCTGGCCTTCGTGCTGGGCACCAGGGGGGAcctgcccgccctgcccgcggcccccggcgtgaggctggtgaggctgcaggacccgcagggccagcagagcctggtgcaggaggaggtgggcgCCTTCCTGGGGGGCACCGCCATGGAGCCCTACGGCCAG GTGGTGGTGCGGACGGCGGGGTGGCGGTGGCGGGGGACAGGCGCCCGCAGCACCCACAGGAAGGAGGAGGGCGCGGCGGTGGCGCAGGCGGTGGGTGCCCGGCTCCGGGGGCTGACGGAGGAGGACAGCGTCCTGCTGGAGGCCATGGTGCCCACTGCCCGCCTGCCCGTGCCCCCCCCAC gcagcccagccccgcgGCTGCCCATGGCCCTGCGCATCTGCACCCTCGTCTGCAGGTCCTGGGGGGACcggccccagctctgccag GTGGCCTGCGCCGTGGGACGCGCGGAGAGCCCGGTGCGCCACGGCGCGGCGCTGCCGCAGGGCCTGGACTCCGGCCTGCAGCAGTGCGGGGTGGCGGCCCCCGGGCAGCGACAGGCGCTGGCCACGCGGCTGCGGGAGGCCACCGAGGCCGCCGCGGCCGCCCTGCTGGCCAGCGAGGCCGAGCTGAGCCCGCGGCAGCGCGGCGGGGACCGGGCCCGCACCGACATCCTTG GCGTGGATTTCCTGCTGGCGTGCGTGGATGAGGCGCTGGAGCTGGTGGCGCTGGCCGCGAACGGGCAGCGGTGCCTGGAGACGTGCGCGCTGGCCGAGGCCATGGGGCGCGGCGTGGGCGAGCCCCGCGGGGACGTGCCGCGGCTGCTGGCCGAGGCCATGCTGCACCGGGCGCAGCGACACCTGGTCGAGGGCAAGGACATCCTGCTCATCGGGGCCGGCGGCGTCAGCAAGAGCTTCGTGTGGGAGGCGGCCCGCGACTACGGGCTGAGG ATCCACCTGGTGGAGTCGGACCCGGAGCACTTCGCGGCGGGGCTGGTGCAGACCTTCCTGCCCTACGACAGCCGGGAGCACCGGCGCGACGAGGAGCACGCGGAGcgggtgctggagctgctgcgcTCCCGGGGGCTGCGGCCCCACGCCTGCCTCTCCTACTGGGACGACTGCGTGGTCCTGGCGGCGCTggtgtgccaggggctggggctgcgcggccccgcgcccgccgccgtGCGGGTGGCCAAGCAGAAGAGCCGCACGCACCGGCACCTGCAGCGCTgccgccgcggccgcccgccgcccgccgccttCGCCGTGCCCTGCCGCCGCCTGCGGAGCCACGGCGACGTGGAGCGGGCGGCGGGCGCCGTGCCCTTCCCCGCCGTGGCCAAGCTGGAGTTCGGCGCGGGCGGCGTGGGCGTGCGGCTGGTGGAGAACGCCGGGCAGTGCCACGCTCACGCCGCCCGCCTCTGGAGGGACCTGCGCGACGACGCCGACCACCCGGGCatcgggctgggctggggcaacGCCATGCTGCTCATGGAGTACGTGCCGGGCACCGAGCACGACGTGGACCTGGTGGTCTTCGACGGGCGGCTGCTGGGCGCCTGGGTGTCGGACAACGGCCCCACGCGCGTCCCCGCCTTCCTGGAGACGGCGGCGtgcctgccctcctgcctgcccgCCGACCGGCAGGCGCAGCTGGTGCGGGCGGCGCTGCAGTGCTGCCGGGCCTGCGGGCTGCGCGACGGCGTCTTCAACGTGGAGCTCAAGCtgggcccggcggggccgcgcctGCTGGAGATCAACCCCCGCATGGGGGGCTTCTACCTGCGCGACTGGATCCGCGAGGTCTACGGCCCCGACCTGCTGCTGGCCGCCGTGCTGGTGGCGCTGGGGGTGCCGCCCGTgctgcccgcccggcccgcggcCCGCACGCACCTGGCCGGGGTGATGTGCCTGGCCTCGGAGCACGGTGACTCCctggcgggcggcggcggcatGGAGGCTCTGCGGGAGCTGCACGGCCGCGGGCTCGTCCGCCTCAACCGGCTCTTCGAGGAGCCCGAGGGCGCCGGCGAGTACGAGGAGCCGCTGCTGAGCGTGGCGTGCGCCGGGGCCACGCTGGCCGAGGCCTGCGAGCgcctgctggggctctgccaggggctgggcatCGACTCGCCGCGGTATCCCGTGGAGCATTTCTTGTCCCACTTCAAATAG